The following nucleotide sequence is from Nitrosopumilus adriaticus.
GTCAATACAAATCCTGCTGATTCATCTACAAACGCATACAAATTTTCTTCCCCTACAGGTTGCCACACATTGGATTTTGTATCTGATAAAGCCAATGCAGGCATTGCACGTCCATCTGTCAATTTATTGAGATACTCTCTTGCTTCAGCCACTCGTTTTTGTCCTAATTTTAGGGCCTGAAAATATTGCATGTTCTCAAATTATTGATTTGTTATAAAAACAATGTCTCTTCAAAAGATAGTTATAGAATCCTATCTTTTCTGACAGTATGCCTTTGACTAATAATGTGATCATAAAATTAAATGAGATTACAACTATGGTTGAAGATAAAACAAAACTAACAGAATCCGACATAGATGAAATTAAATCACTTTTTCAAAACCTTGTTGAAAACAATGAACGTTATGATATAGATGAAATTGAATTTTGGTTTGAAAATGAAGGTAGTTGGACTAGCAGAGAATCCAGAATCAGAATAGTCAATTTATCCAGTTACGTCCAAGACAAGTATCAACAAACTGCACATCTGAGAATAATTTCTGATGATGATTGTGGTTGCGGAAATTAAATTTCTAATTGTTCTAATAGTCTTCCTACAATCTTTGCGTTTTCTGTTCTTTCGCTCATTATTTCTTTTAGGCGAGTTTCATTTTTTGTATCTTCTGAAATTATCTTAAAATATTCTTCATCAAGATCATTGTTTGCTTGCAATCTTTTAATTACTTCAAATAATACCCCTATCACTTGTTTTTGAGCCTCAATTAATTCATCTTTACTTCGTTCAGACATTTTCAATTAATTATCATTAATGATCTGTGTAAATAATTCTTTTAATTTTTCATCATCAAGATCTTTTTTTGCTGATTCAAAAAACGATTCTAATTTTTCTGTTGAATGACCTTTCTTTTCATATGTCTTAGCTTGTAGCGCCATCTCCAATTTATCAATTTGATGTACCAGTTTTGATTCGGGTGAAATATGTTCTTGATACTCCCTCCAAATTTCAGAATATTTTGTTTTAATATTTTCAGGCAAGTCTTGAATTATTTTGGTAAATGCATCATTTTCCAATTCTTTCTTTTTTTCTTTGTTTAATTGATTGGGAGTAAAATCTCCGATTTGTGATTCAGCCAAATCATGAATTAATATCATCTTGAGAATTTTTTCTGAATTGTAATCGTTCATGTCCGAAACTACCATACCCATTACTGCCATAGAATACGAATGATCTGCAACGGATTCGGGGTTTTCCATAGATAGTTTATCTATCCATCCTTGTCTTGAAACATTTTTTAGATTTGCAGCGTTTTTTAAAAAATCTAATATCATTGATTTTTATTAATTAAGATTCTACTAATGAATTTTCATATTTTTCGAATAACATAATAGTTAATCCCGACATGAAATGTTGTTGAAAATATATACGAAAACAGGAGATGACGGCAACACTGGCGTTCAAGGTAATTTGCGAATATCCAAATCACATCCTAGAATTATTGCATATGGGACAGTCGATGAAGCCAATGCCGCATTGGGTATTGTCTTAACAAATTCATTAGATGAAGATATAGCTAATATTTTGACATTAGTCCAAAATGAGTTATTTTTGGTAGGAGCTGATCTTTCAAATCCCAATCTAAATGACATAAAAAACAGAGTTTCATTGGAAATGATTCAAAATTTAGAATCAACTATTGACAAATTTGAATCAGAGTTACCGCCTTTGACAAATTTTATCTTGCCGGGAGGAGATATCGCAGCTTCTCAACTGCATTATGTAAGAACTATTGTTAGAAGGGCAGAAACACACGTAGTCCAATTGAGTGAAAAAAATGAAATCAATTCAAACTGTATTATCTATCTAAATAGATTATCTGACTTTCTTTTTGTGGTTAGTCGTTTAATCAATAAAAGAAAAAATAGAGATGACATTCTCTGGAAGATCTAAAAAGACAAACTTTAATTCCTCAACTGATTGCATTTTTCTAAGTGCCAGGGTAGCTCAGCCTGGGAGAGCACTCGGCTGAAGACCGGGCTGTCGCGCGTTCAAATCTCGCCCCTGGCATTGACCTTTTTGTAATATTCAAAGCATAGAATTAGATCCTAAACTCCAATATGCTTAAGTTTAGAATTATCAGATTACAGTCATGACAGATAATGAAGAAAAACCTGACAAATATGAGACAATAATAATTGAATCAAAAGTTAGGGAAGGGATTTTTCATAAAGTTGTCAAGGATTTGGAAAGTGGAAAAGCTGTTTCCTGTTCTTGCAAATGCTGGAGTAAGGGGAAAAAGCCTTGTGTGGGTATGAGAACAGTAGGTTTTGATAGTTAGTAGCACTCATGCTCTTGAGAACAGACAATATGCTTAAGTTCAATATTCTGATATGAAGAACATTAGTTGAGCATCTATGAATTTTATCACAAAAAAAGTCTTGGAATTTCAATACAAAAAATTAGACGATTCTAAAAAAAGACTTAATCAACATTTAGAAAAAAGAGATTCTTTGATAAATTCCGATTCTGACTCTAAAAAAGAAATTGAGAAAATAGAAAAATACATTGGTATTTGGAATAAAAATATTCAAAAAATAGAAAAAGAAATCAAAAAAATTGAAGAAAAGAATCTTAGACTATGATTTTTTTGAGAACAGACAACATGCTTATTTTCATAAACATTATGAACATATGATGAGGGAAAAGAAAGTAATAAAAGAAAAATTTTGTATGTGCTGTAAATCAAAGGAAAACCTACAAGCTAGTATTAATCTCCTAAGCAATCCTGCCTATCTTTGTAGCAAATGCATATCAAATTATGATCGTTTGAAAAAGAAAAAATAAGGAAATTTCTTTATTGTCCAATTCTACACCATCATAAACCATTTTTGGGTATTTTGATGGTAAATGTAGTTGGGTTGTTAGTTACTTCAATTGAGCCGTGATGCATTTCTAAAAATTGTCTACATGTGGCCAATCCCAAACCAGTACCTGAATCCTTTGTGGTAAACATTGGTTCAAAAATTTCTTCAAGATTTTTCTCAGGAATTCCAGGTCCTGAATCAGTAATTTTGATTATTGCAAAATCTGCATATTCATCAAGGGTGATATTTACTTCACCTACTTCTCCTTTAACGCCAATTGCCTGAACAGCATTTTGTGTAATGTTTGTAATGATGCCTCTAATTTTTACCATGTCGCATCGAAGAACACAAGGTTTGAGTGATGAATTTAATTTAATCCCGGTAGGGAATTTTACTTCATTGATAGAATTTTTAATGATTTCTTGCAAATCGCAGGCAATTATTCTAAGTTCAGGTGTTCTGATAAAGCTCAGCACATCCGTGATTTGGTTTGTAATGTTGGAAATGGCTTCCTCCATATTCAGTATTGAATTTGTTAAAACAAGATCTTCATGGTTTTTTTGTTTTACCTTCATCAATTCGATTTGAGATTGTAAGATGGTTAACGGATTTCTAATATCATGTGCCATTTTTGAAGAAAGTTTTCCAATCATTTCAAGCCTATTTTCTTCAAATTTATTGAATTCTTTGGAAAAAGTTTCATCAAGTTGTTTTTGAGTTTTGGTAAGTGTTGATTTTGCTTTTTTGAGTGATTGTGCTTTGATAGTTAATTTTTGTTTTGTAATTTGATGTGATTTTTTTGCTTGTTCAATTTGTTGATTAATAACAATCAATTTTTTGCCCGTCTCATCTAGTTCTTCATCATCTATAGAAGTTAGTTCAATCTGTGTTTCATTTGATTGTTCTACATCCGAAAAATCACTTTTCTTTACTTTATCTTTCGATTGAATAGTCTTTTGATGGCTAATTTCGGCTGGTTTTGACCTTTTGAAGAACACTGTCTTCTGGGGTGCATTCATAGGGTCATTTTCGGAATTTTCCCTATGCATAAATTTTCTCATGATTTTGTATATCTAATTTCAAATATGAGGAGTCAGATGTTCAAATTATACAAACACTGATGATATGGTCAATACATCTATTCACTATTTTAATAGCATAATATGATAATATGGTGAGAAAATGATTGAAAACTTATCCAAAATCATCTATTATTACATAGAAAATAAGATATGCCTAATTCAAATTTATAGTTGTAATCTTTATTTTTTTAAAATATTAAAAATACAATAACAACTCATAGGTCATTAAAGACATCATTCAAGATTCAAGCACGATGAATGCATTATTTTTATTTTCTGAATTTTATTATTAATTTATTTAACATTTTGAAATTTATTTATGTTTAGATAATTACAGAAAAAATTCTTTTGAAAACACTAGAGTATTATTTCATAATGTTTGCCCATCTCTTGAATGTCTACTGCTTTCTTCAAAAGTTCTTTTGTTTTCTGATCAGTATTGGCACTTAATTCAAATCTACCTGATTTATCAATGTTAACAACATGTCCATGATATGTTCCTTTGTATAATAGAGGTTTGTCTATGTGTATTGTTGGTAGCGGCTCTTTGAATTTACATTCTTTTTTTGCCTGATTATTTTTTGATACAAATTGCTTTGTAACTGCCATTACAATAGCTCCCGGTTGAAATGGTTTTATAATAAAGTCTTTTGCTCCCCCGTTGATTGCATCTTCTACTAATTCTTTGTTTTCTCTTGTTGATGCAACTATGATGCGTGCATTAGGATCATAATTTATGATTGTCTTAATGGCTTTTATTCCGTCAACATTTGGCATCATAATGTCCATTATTACGATATCTGGCTCGTAATTGACATATTGAGAAACACCATCTCTTCCATCAACTGCTTCATAATAGTAATACCCGATTTCGGCATCATTGAGAACATACCTGATTTTCTCTCTAAATGCTCTTGAATCATCAACTATGAGAATTTTACAATAACGTAATTCAGCCAATTTACTTATCTTTATTTTCAAATAAATTTGGTAAAACAAATTGTTTGTAATTTTTTACAAACAATTACCCGTCTGAATTACTTTAGTATCGTTCAATCTGGGTGTTTCCTTTTATCAGCCAGAAATTTGGGATGCGGAATGACTGGACCAACAACAGATCTAACGGTTTGGAAATAGAAAAATTATCTTAACAGGCCCCAAGACATTTTTTTAAATTCTAATGATGATTTTCATCATCTTGAAATGAACGGCACTGAAAAACCATAAAAATAACAATGCATGAATTTTTGAAATAAATTTAATCATACAAAATCTTTAAAAACAAGGCAAACTCTTGTTTTTCGACATTCATGGCTGAAAAAAAAGCAGCAAAAAAAGCAACAGCAAAAAAAACTACTGCTAAACCAAAATCTAAAGCAAAAGTTAAAACAAAAACCCCCAAGACTGCAAAAACTACAAAATCAAAAGCAAAAACTACAAAATCAAAAGCAAAAACTACAAAATCGAAGGGTAAAAAACCAAAAGATGAACCAATCGGCGACATGGGTATTGTTATTGTCGATGATGATATAGAAATTGATCAAGAGAAGGTTAATGAAGAAAGAAGGGCATATCTCGAGGAAGCAAGATCTCAAGAAGCCTTTGACTAGGAATCTTTATCCGATCCTTTGATGTATACTATGTATGCGTGCTTTATGCCTGATAACAGTCAAACCCGGAAAGGTTGATTCGGTAGTAGCCATATTAAAGAAAAAAAGAAAGATTGTAAAGCAAATTATGGTTGTTACAGGAAGAGCAGACATTAGTGTACTTTTACAAGGAAATATTGATGAAATTAATGGAATGGTAATTGATTTTAAAAAAATAAAAGATATCGTTACTACTGAGACCCTAATCGAGGTGGAGGTGAATTTAGGATGGTGAGAGCAATAATTTTAGTAAAATCTCCCAAAAAACTCATTGCTGCCAGACTAAGAAAAATCACATCAATATCTGATTCATTTCCAACAAGCGGTCAATTTGATGCCGTCGCCATAGTTGATGTTCAAGAACTTAGCGAGATAAAAGAAGTGGCCACAGTTATTCAAAAAATTAGCGGTGTTGAGAGGACTGAAACCATGGTGGAAGTTCAATGACAATGGATTTAAACAACTTTGAGATAGACTAACTGTGAATATCAAAAAAGTGGGAAATGTCATATTGGCTGTAAAAGACATAGACAAATCCATACAGTTCTATCATGAACTAATAGGACTACCAATCAAAAATCAAAGAAGATCTTGGGTTGATTTAGGTACTACTGGAGCCATGTTGAGCTTGCATCCAGCATCATTGACTGCACAGCATGTTGGAAGTTCCATCGATAATGGAATTACAATAGGATTTCTTGTAGGCGATGTTCAATCAGCAATTGATGAATTAAAAGAAAAAGGAGTTAGAATTCATCGCGATATTGTTGAACGTGAAGCAGGAAAAAATGCAGTAATTTTAGATCCTGATGACTATCTTATCTCATTGTTTGAGCCAAACTTTGCAGATAAAGAACAACAAACTGGCGGATACCACGGATTTACACCATCTTAGATTATCTTTTTCAGACAAAGATTAATCTGAATCTTTTATTTTTCAAAAATTTCCTGTTTGAATTAATTTTTTAATATTATCGCCCTGGTCTTTTAAAACCTTGTTTAATATTACAATTATCTGCAGACGATTTTTGGAATTTTTTATCTGCAGGGATGTTTTTATTTTTTAATTTTTCAGGGAGTTCCTCCTGATTGATTATGAAAACTTTCTTTAGATGTGATTTCTGTTTGTAGTCACCATAAATGATGTTGGTTGGAGATGATTTTTTATCTGAATGAGGTTTTTTATTTTTTAATTTTTCAGGATTTTTCTTTGTCCACAAAATGTTTCCCATGTTATTGGAGGATGATTTTGCTATGTTGTAATCTCCTAAATATTTATTCATAATAATTCAAAATTCCAATTCTTAACAAAAAACAACTAGATTACTTTTTTAATAGATGCGATAATTTTCTCTAAACCTTTTTCTTTTCTGTCAATAGAAACATAAAATGTTACATTATTTTTTTGTAATATTACAATTGTAACTTTTTGATGTTGTAAAATCACATGTTCTAGTTTTCCAACTGTGCTTACAGTTTCTTTTCTTAAAGACATTAATGTAGAAATTATGAAGAATTCATTCTTTACTTGTTCAGATTTTAGTAGTGGTTTGAGATTGGGTTTAACCATACCTGTTAATGTTCTGCCATATGCATTAACAACTCCCGCATATCTGACGCTATTAGATATTTTCAGAATACTTTGACATTGTTTTCTATATTTTATTACAGTATCTTTCCATTTGTCAGCAGGAGTTTTAACCATAAAGCGATTTGATTAACGAAACTAATAAGGATTCTTACTGAAATTCAGAACTGAAAATTTTATTTTAATGATTTTTAGGTTTTGATTCTTTATCCAATTTTTTCTTTAATTCCAAATTTTCTTTTAATAATTTATCATTTTCATTTTGAAGTGTTTCTATAGAATTCTGTCTAGTGTATAGTGGGTGTCCTGGTGGAATAATTCCAGAACTCATTGTTAGTAATCCAGCAGCATGTTGCTGATAGAATTGTTGGAATCCCTGAAGTTTTTGGTTAATTGTACCTGCATTCTTTAGAAATTGTTCTTTCATAGGATTTTGGTGAATTTTGAACATTGGGTTTGCAATGCCTGGAGGCAATCGAGGGAATTGAAATGCCATGTGAGGAATGTTTGGATTTAATCCGTAAAGGTCTTGCAAGTGTTTTATTGCTATATCATCCACACAAATTGCTTGAATTTGCCATATTTCTGCATTACTTTAGGCGTTTGATATACTGTTTTGTAAAACCTCGGGCGTTTTTGCTCAAATTGAGCTGATCGCTGATCCTTATAGATTCGGTATTTTGATCGCAATTACGTATGATTGATTCGAATAAGACATGTCTAAAATGTAAAAAAGACATCAAAGAGAAAGATCTTCATAAAATTGTAATTTATGTTGTTCAAGAAAAATTTACCGAACATCATTATGAGCATGTTGAATGCCCTGACAAATTCACCGTTTAAGATTATTAAAAAAATGTTAGCCCTTTAGTTCATATACTTTGTAAATTTCTCCAGTCAATCTGGATCTAAACCTCCACTCATTATTTCTCCAAACGATTTCAAGAAATTGTTTTTGGGATGTAGGGTGCAATTTTTGATATACATCACTTCCAATTAAAATCTGATTTGGTTTTGCCATTCCTTGAATCTTTGCTGCAATATTCATAGCAGGTCCCATTAAATCAACATGAGAGTTTTCTGCATCTGCACCATACCTTACAACAATGTTTTGACCAAAATCTATTCCAATCTTTACCATCAAATCAGGATAATCATATTGATTTAGAATTGGATTAATTCCTTTTTGAATTACAGATATCATTGATTTTGCGCAGTTTACAGCATTGTCTGCTGCCAATAAGGAATTACCTTCTGCAACGAAATACCCAATCACTGCATCCCCTACAAATTTTAATACATAACCTTGATGTTGTCTGATTACTGATGCCATCTCTTGAGAAAATGAACTAACGATGATGGCAATTTTTTCAGCAGGCATTTCTAATGTCATAGTTGTTGAACCAACTAAATCCACATACAAAACAACCATATCTAATTTCAAAAATACATTTTTTCTTAGAAATTTCTCAGATTCATCTGCCATTCCAGAATACTCATATCCCTTTTTGAGAGATCCCCAAACACGTTTTTGAGTTTCTAAAATCATTGTTTCAAAATCAACTACACTATCTTTGTTTTTGCTTAGAAGCATATCTACCACATCCCTATTTTCAGAAGTCAAATTGGATTGTTGATTTTCATCGTGTTTTTCAGTCATCTGGATATCCTCACTCTAATGGAAAATCGATCTTACAGAAAATGCATTTGCCTCTAATGCCCTTATAGGTGGCATCATAATATTTGGCAATTTCTTTCTTACAATGAATGCATTGAAAGGGGATCTTATCCATGCCTAAAATACCAATTTTGGATATTTAGAGTTGATGAATGAAAAATTACATACAAAGATGTTATTTCAAGCAGAAAATCTGCCTATTTACGATGATTCTCAAATGAAGGTTTAAGGAGAGCAATATTTTGTTTATTTTTGTGCGTTTAGGAACACGATCCCCCAATGATTTCATCCAATTACTAAATCAAAAAAATGAAGTAATTCAAAAAAAATGCCTTGAAAAGATCTCTAATCTAACTAAAATGATCGACACAAAAGTAATGCTGGGAGATTCTACAATTACGGAACAAAAAACTTTTGATCCAAAACTTGTTACTGATTTTTTTCAAAAAATTAATGATTCACTCAAAGAATGGTCTGTACATGATGTATCAATTTCAAATAATGAGGATTTAAGAAGAATATTTACAAAATTTGAGATTATGGAAGGCAGTTATTTGATCTCAGGACACATATCATTGCAATTTCATGTTTTGCTGTATTACAAACCAGACCAAAGAGTTATTGATTCTCAAAAAGAATTAGCTGAGATTGTAGATTTGACTAAAAACAAAGAGCAAGAGCTATCAGACAACAGTGATCAATTTGTATTGAATAAATTAAAAGAAATGGGATACAAAGATTTTGATCATCAAA
It contains:
- a CDS encoding HD domain-containing protein, which codes for MILDFLKNAANLKNVSRQGWIDKLSMENPESVADHSYSMAVMGMVVSDMNDYNSEKILKMILIHDLAESQIGDFTPNQLNKEKKKELENDAFTKIIQDLPENIKTKYSEIWREYQEHISPESKLVHQIDKLEMALQAKTYEKKGHSTEKLESFFESAKKDLDDEKLKELFTQIINDN
- a CDS encoding cob(I)yrinic acid a,c-diamide adenosyltransferase — encoded protein: MLLKIYTKTGDDGNTGVQGNLRISKSHPRIIAYGTVDEANAALGIVLTNSLDEDIANILTLVQNELFLVGADLSNPNLNDIKNRVSLEMIQNLESTIDKFESELPPLTNFILPGGDIAASQLHYVRTIVRRAETHVVQLSEKNEINSNCIIYLNRLSDFLFVVSRLINKRKNRDDILWKI
- a CDS encoding sensor histidine kinase is translated as MHRENSENDPMNAPQKTVFFKRSKPAEISHQKTIQSKDKVKKSDFSDVEQSNETQIELTSIDDEELDETGKKLIVINQQIEQAKKSHQITKQKLTIKAQSLKKAKSTLTKTQKQLDETFSKEFNKFEENRLEMIGKLSSKMAHDIRNPLTILQSQIELMKVKQKNHEDLVLTNSILNMEEAISNITNQITDVLSFIRTPELRIIACDLQEIIKNSINEVKFPTGIKLNSSLKPCVLRCDMVKIRGIITNITQNAVQAIGVKGEVGEVNITLDEYADFAIIKITDSGPGIPEKNLEEIFEPMFTTKDSGTGLGLATCRQFLEMHHGSIEVTNNPTTFTIKIPKNGL
- a CDS encoding response regulator; its protein translation is MAELRYCKILIVDDSRAFREKIRYVLNDAEIGYYYYEAVDGRDGVSQYVNYEPDIVIMDIMMPNVDGIKAIKTIINYDPNARIIVASTRENKELVEDAINGGAKDFIIKPFQPGAIVMAVTKQFVSKNNQAKKECKFKEPLPTIHIDKPLLYKGTYHGHVVNIDKSGRFELSANTDQKTKELLKKAVDIQEMGKHYEIIL
- a CDS encoding Lrp/AsnC ligand binding domain-containing protein produces the protein MVRAIILVKSPKKLIAARLRKITSISDSFPTSGQFDAVAIVDVQELSEIKEVATVIQKISGVERTETMVEVQ
- a CDS encoding VOC family protein, whose protein sequence is MNIKKVGNVILAVKDIDKSIQFYHELIGLPIKNQRRSWVDLGTTGAMLSLHPASLTAQHVGSSIDNGITIGFLVGDVQSAIDELKEKGVRIHRDIVEREAGKNAVILDPDDYLISLFEPNFADKEQQTGGYHGFTPS
- a CDS encoding adenylate/guanylate cyclase domain-containing protein, with translation MTEKHDENQQSNLTSENRDVVDMLLSKNKDSVVDFETMILETQKRVWGSLKKGYEYSGMADESEKFLRKNVFLKLDMVVLYVDLVGSTTMTLEMPAEKIAIIVSSFSQEMASVIRQHQGYVLKFVGDAVIGYFVAEGNSLLAADNAVNCAKSMISVIQKGINPILNQYDYPDLMVKIGIDFGQNIVVRYGADAENSHVDLMGPAMNIAAKIQGMAKPNQILIGSDVYQKLHPTSQKQFLEIVWRNNEWRFRSRLTGEIYKVYELKG